One Ricinus communis isolate WT05 ecotype wild-type chromosome 1, ASM1957865v1, whole genome shotgun sequence DNA window includes the following coding sequences:
- the LOC8284103 gene encoding tropinone reductase homolog At5g06060-like, protein MEEANNICMDKRWSLQEMSALVTGGTKGLGYAIVEELAGLGASIHTCSRNEAELNSCLHVWKAKGFQVTGSVCDVSSPAEREKLIETVSSQFDGKLNILINNVGTNIYQPTLENTREDYSFIMSTNLESAYHLTQLAHPLLKSSGAGSIIFMSSVAGVVSVSFWSIYGATKGAMVQLTKNLACEWAKDNIRTNCVAPWFIATPLTEPCLSDDRFSEAVRARTPMGRTGEPKEVSALVAFLCLPAASYITGQTICVDGGFTVNGFSFP, encoded by the exons aTGGAAGAGGCAAACAACATTTGCATGGATAAAAGATGGTCTCTTCAAGAAATGAGTGCTCTTGTTACTGGTGGAACCAAAGGGCTAGG GTATGCGATTGTGGAAGAATTAGCAGGCTTAGGAGCAAGCATCCATACATGCTCAAGGAATGAAGCTGAACTTAACAGTTGTTTACATGTTTGGAAGGCCAAAGGATTTCAAGTTACAGGTTCAGTCTGCGATGTATCCTCTCCTGCTGAAAGAGAGAAACTAATAGAGACCGTCTCCTCTCAGTTTGACGGAAAACTCAATATCCTC ATAAATAATGTAGGAACGAATATATACCAGCCCACTTTGGAAAATACAAGAGAAGATTACTCATTTATAATGAGCACAAATCTTGAATCGGCTTATCACTTGACTCAGCTTGCACATCCTCTTCTTAAAAGTTCTGGAGCAGGAAGCATCATCTTTATGTCTTCTGTCGCTGGCGTAGTCTCGGTGTCTTTTTGGTCTATCTATGGAGCAACCAAAG GAGCAATGGTTCAGCTAACAAAGAACCTGGCATGCGAATGGGCAAAAGACAATATAAGGACTAACTGTGTTGCACCTTGGTTCATCGCTACCCCACTTACTGAACCT TGCTTGAGTGATGACAGGTTTTCAGAGGCTGTAAGAGCTCGAACCCCAATGGGAAGAACAGGAGAACCGAAAGAGGTTTCTGCATTGGTAGCATTCTTATGCCTACCAGCAGCATCTTACATAACAGGCCAGACTATTTGTGTTGATGGAGGATTCACTGTTAATGGCTTCTCCTTCCCCTGA